The genomic DNA ATGCTGATCGAGAACGTCGATGTGATTGTGTCGCTCATCGTGGCTCTCGCCTTCGCCTGCATCCTTGCGTCGCTGCTCGGCATCGTCTTCGTGCGCGGCCTTGTGAAGATCACCACCGTTCCGGTTGGCCTTTTGGTGCCGGTGATCACGGTGCTGGCTCTTGTCGGCTCCTACTCCATCCACCGTCACATCGAGGATGTGGTTGTGACCGCAATCTTTGGCGTCATCGGGTGGATGATGGTGCGCTACGACTTTTCGCGCCTCGCCTTCGTGATCGGGATGTTCCTGAGCGACATCACCGAGCGGAGCTTTCAGCAGTCCATGCTGATCGGTCGGCAGAGCTGGTCGATCTTCGTGGATCGCCCGGTGTCGCTGGCGCTTATCGTGCTGACAGTTCTGCTTCTCGGTTGGCCGTTGGTGCGCCTCTACCTTAAGCGGCGGCGTGAGCGCGCGGGAGGCACGCGATGACGCCCGGGCTCAAACACGCCGTTCCGCCGCTCGTGGTAGGAGCAATCGCCGCCGCGTTCCTCGCCGCAACATTCGGCTACGCGGCAAAGGTCGGGCATTTGCCCCGGCTGGTTGCGATCTTCGCGCTTGCGCTTTGTGCCCTCGACTTACTGCTGCCCGTGATGCGCAATCAGGCGGCCCCCGTCGAGGCACCCAGTGATGGAGAGCGCTGGCGCGCAGTCGCTTCGCCGATTGCGGGGCTGGCAGGGCTGACGGTGCTCGTCATCGTTCTGGGGTTTCTGGCGGCCATCCCGATTTACGTTGGCGTGGCCACGCTGTTGCAGAGCAGGGCACGCCCGGTGACCGCAGCCCTCATGGCGGCGATCACCACCGTGGCGATCTGGGGCACGTTCGAGCTGTTTCTGGGCACCGAGCTCTATCGGGGTGTGCTGGAGGGTTTGCTGTGAGGGCGATGGTTCAAAGCCGCTTTGGCGGGCCCGAGGTGCTGGAGCTGCAAGATTTGCCAACCCCCGTGCCTGGGCCGGGCGAAGTGACCCTTCGTGTGCGGGCGGTTTCTGTCAATCCGACGCTGGATTTTGCCGTTCGCGCAGGCAGTTATGCCAAACCCGTCGACCTGCCCCATATCCTCGGCGTCGATCCTTCGGGCACCATTGAGGCGGTAGGCGAGGGCGTTGAGGGCTTCGCACCGGGCGACCGGGTCGCCACAACACCTTGGGTGCGGAAGGGGAGCAAGGCGACAGCCTCCAAAATGCTGGGCGTGCAGGCTTGGGGAGGATGCGCCGAGGTTGTCCGCATTCGCGCGGAGCAGGCTCATCACCTGCCTAAGAATGTCGGCTTTGCCGAGGCGAGTGTGATCCTGCGCCACGCGCCCTTGGGGGTTGCCATGTTGCGCACCGCCGCGGCGTTGAAGCCGGGCGAGCACCTGCTTGTGACCGGGCCACTTGGCGGGCTGGGTAACGTCGCGATCCAGATCGGGCGCAACCTCGGGGCCTCTGTAATTCCGGTGATGCGGGGCGGACGCCAATCTGACTGGCTTATGGCGCAGGGGTTTGACCCCATCGTGCTGGGCGAAAACCCCGGTGACCTCGCACAGAGCGTGCTTCGGCGCACCGAGGGGCGGGGGGCTGACGTTGCGCTGGAGACCACTGGCGATGCTGCGCTTTTCGAGGGCGTCTTTGCATCCCTCGGGCGGCATGGGCGGCTGATAACGGCTGGGGGGCCTGCTGCCGGGGCTGCGCCGATCGACATCAAGCGCCTCTATCTAAATCAGCTCACGATCAAAGGGCACACAGCTGTCACCTCCGATGACGTGACCGAGGCCCTCGCCTTGGCCGCCGCAAACCGGATTGCGCCCCGCATCGACCATATCGCGCCTTTGGAAGACGCACCGGAGATCCACCGAACTTACGAGCGCGGTGAAATGAGGGGGCGCGGCAAGGTGATCTTGGATCCGGGCCTTCCGCCCGCGTGACACCCCGGCGCCCCGACACCGGCCCGGACCGAAAATAGAACGACGAACCTGGAGATTTTGATGAACAAGCCGATCCCTCCCAAGCAGTACTTTGGACCGTTTGTGCCCGAGCACGATTTGGGTATCGACCGCATGCATTATATCGCGCTGAAGAGCCCCGACCCGAAGGCGGCCGCCGAATTTGCGGCGGAGAACATGGGCTTTTTTCTGGTCCATGTGGACGAGGCCGGGCGGCATTACCTCAGTGGGCACGGGCACGACAATTATTCGCTGGTCTATGTGCCGGGTGATGAAGCGGGGCTGGAGCACCTTTCCTTCGTTCTGTTTTCCTCCTCCGATCTCGAGCGCGCGGCGACGCTGCTGGAGCGGCAGGGCGTGGCGGTGACGCGGATCGAAAACAGCGATTGGTGGAAGCGCGGCCCTGCGGTTCATTTCGAGCTTCCGTCAGGGCAGAGGATGGAGCTGACGCTGGGGGTCAATACGCCTGCGCCCATGGCCTCTATCGTGGCGCCGCCTGCCGATGCGCCCGCGCCGATTTGTGCTGACCACGCGATCTTGCGGGTGACCGACCTGGAGCCAAACTACGAGTTTGTTTCCCGCGCCATGGGCCTGCGGGAATCCGCCCGGATCACCAATGACGCGGGTGCGCCGATCCTTGGCTTCTTCCGCAGCCACACGCTGTTTCACTGCTTCGGCTTTGCCCGTTCAGGCTATCAGGGCATCCACCACATCCAGTTCACGCTGAAGAACCCGCTCGCGCTCTATGCCGCCTATGAGGCGATGAAGGAGAAGGGCGAGGTCGAGCTGCTCTGGGGGCCGCTGCGGCACGGCGCAGGGCACAACATGGCCTTCTACTTCCACGATAAGGATCGTCACCTGATCGAATATTCGGTCGAGGAAGAGATCGTGCTGAATGACGAAGCCTACGTGCCCCGCGTCTGGTCGGCAGAAGACCGGCGCGGCTCCGATGAGTGGGAAGGCACGAAACCACCGTGGTTCGGCACCACCCACGTGGACCCGGTGATCAAATGACAGGCGGGCGCGAGAGCGGGCAGGCAGGCTGGAAGCTCGTCACCTATCAGGCGAAAACCGGCCCAAAGGCCGGCGTGTTGGCCGGGGATGTCGTTTATGAGGCGTCCGCTTTGGGTCTTTCGGCCACGGTGCTTGACCTGCTCAATGATTGGGAGGCCTCGCAGCATCGGATCGGTGAAGCGTTGCAGAGTGTGACGCCAGATGCCGGAACACCCTTGGCCGCTGTCGAGCTTCTGGCGCCGGTGCTCTACCCCGGCACCATCTTCCTCGCCGGGATCAACTACCACGATCACCGACAGGAGATGGCCGAACGCCGCAAGGCGCTTGGCGAAAGTGGTGAGGTCGATGAGATCGAAGCGCCTTGGCACACGGTCGTGGCCTCGCGCCCCTGCGTTGTGGGCACGGGCGCGCGGGTGGCCATACCCGGCGAGAACGTGAATCTCGATTGGGAAGCGGAGCTGGCGGTGATCATTGGCAAGAGGGCCAGCAAGGTCACCGAGGCCACGGCCATGGCATATGTGGCCGGTTACACCATCGCCAACGACCTGTCGGCCCGCGCTCTCTCGCGGCGCAAGGATGTGCGTCCGTCCAGCACCTTCCGGATCGACTGGATGCGCCACAAATCCTTCGACGGGGCCTGCCCGCTCGGCCCCGCGATCACGCCCGCCGCACAGGTGGCTGACCCGCATCAACTGGGTATCCGCCTTTGGGTTGGCGATGCCCTGATGCAGGATTCGAACACCAACCAGATGATCTTCGGCATCGCAGCGCAGATCGCGCGCATATCGGAGACCACCACGCTTTGTCCCGGCGATGTCATCCTGACAGGCTGTCCGGCCGGAACCGGCTCGAGCCATGGCCGATACCTTGAGGGCGGCGACACCGTCACCGTCGAGATCGACGGGCTGGGGCAACTGGAAACGCATATCATTTGAAGGCCCGCGCCATCGCGCGGCAAGGAGGAGGCCCAATGGGCAACATCAGGCTAACCTACGCAGGCTCGCTCTATGACCGGGTGCTCCCGCTCTACACGGGCGAGGTGCAACCCGAGGGGATCGACCTCGATTTCATCCGTATCGAGCAGCCTCGGCCGATCTTCGATCGCATGTCGGGCGGCGAGGAATTTGATATCGCCGAATACTCCACATCGGAGTTCGTGCAGCGCTATGCCGCCGGGCAGTGCAATTTCGTGGCGATCCCGGTCTTTCCCACGCGCTGCTTCCGCCACAGCTTCATTGCGATCAACAAGGCCTCCGGGATCACCTCACCCAAGGATCTCGAGAACCGTCGGATCGGCGTGGCGCTCTATACGATGACGGCTGCGGTCTACATTCGGGGGATGCTGCAAGACGATTACGGCGTCGATCTCAGCTGCTGCACTTGGGTTCAGGGCGCGATCAATACCTCGGGCGCGCATGGGGCGCCGACGGTTTTGCCGTTGCTCAAGCCCGTGAACCTTGAGCAGGGGCCTGCCGACAAGTCGCTCGACGACCTCATCCAATCCGGTGCGGTCGATGCGACCATGGGCACCTCGGTGCCCGCCTCTTACCGCAGCAACCCGAACATCGCCCGCCTGTTTCCCGACTTCGTGGAGCAGGAGCGGGACTGGTATGCGCGTACGAACATCTACCCGATCATGCACCTCGTCGCGATCAAGAAGAGCGTCCACGAGAAGTATCCGTTTGTTGCGAGCAGCCTCTTCAAGGCGTTCCAGCGTTCGAAGGAGATCGCGCTTGAGCGCATGTTCAACCTGCGGGCGCTTCGCTACATGCTCCCGTGGATGACCCGGGACGTTGACGAGGTGTTCGAATACTTCGACGGCGACCCTTGGCCCTACGGAATAGAGCCCAACCGCCCGACACTGGAGGCGATGGTGCGCTACATGCAGGAGCAGCATCTCACCGATTGGCAACCCTCCCTCGAAGAGCTCTTCGTGCCGACCTACGGCCTCGAATGAGTGCGCCCGCACGGGACTGACCCAAGGAAGCGAGAGATATGAGCAAGAAACTGAACGTGGCAATCATCGGTGGTGGCATCGGCGGCCTCGCGGCGGCAAACGCGCTGATCCATCAGGGCATTGACGTAACAGTCTACGAGCGCGCGCCTGAACTGGGCGAGGTCGGAGCGGGGGTTTACATCACTCCCAACAGCCTGCGGCATCTCTACCGGATCGGGCTGGAAGACGCGTTGCGCGCGGTTGGTGCTGCTGTCGATGAAGGCTCCGAATATTACCGGATGGACGGCAGTTTTGTGGCCCCCATGCAGACAACGGCCTCTGATGGGCTGGAATCACTCGGCATGCATCGTGCCGACCTGCTGGGCACCCTTGCCGATGCCCTGCCCGAGGGTGCTGTTGTTACTGGCCGGGAGTGCACCGGCGTGACACAGGACGAGGCCGGTGTGGTGCTGCACTTCGCCGGTGGCGAGACGGCCCGCGCCGATCTTGCGGTTGGCGCCGATGGCATTCAGTCGCGCCTCCGCGAGCAGATTGCCGGTGCCTCTCACCCGATCCATTCAGGCTCGCTCGCCTTTCGCGGGTTGATCGACGCCGAGGCGCTGCCCGGCTGGCCCATGCGGGCCTTCCAGATCTGGATGGGCGACGGGGGCAAGCACTTCATGACCTACCCGGTGCGCGCAAATCGGATGATGAACTATGTGGCCTTCATTCCATCCTCCGAGGAGACCTTGGAATCTTGGTCGAGCGAGGGAGACGTAGAGGTACTGCGCGCCGCCTTCGCAGGGTGGGACAAGCGCGTCACCGGCCTGCTCGATCGGATCGACCGCTGCTATTGGTGGGGGCTTTATGACCGTGAACCACTGAGCCGTTGGACCGATGGGCGCGTGACGCTTTTGGGCGACGCGGCGCACCCGATGTTGCCGCATCTTGGGCAGGGGGCCAATCAGGCCGTTGAGGATGGTGTTGCCCTTGCAGCCATGTTGGCCCGCAAGCCGGGCCCCGAAGGGCTGGCCGCCTACGAGGCCTTGCGGCGCGAGCGGACCAGCACGGTGCAGGCGGGCGCGCGCAAGAATGGCAAGCGCTATGACGGCGCCTATCCCGACCAAGCGCAGCGCGACAAGGAAATCGCAGCCTCTGCCGCGTTCCGCAAGTCGCTCTATGACTTTGACGTGGCGCGAGAGGTCGAGAAAGTGTTGGCATGACCATTCCACACACAGAGCTTGGCCAA from Oceanicola sp. D3 includes the following:
- a CDS encoding tripartite tricarboxylate transporter TctB family protein; protein product: MTPGLKHAVPPLVVGAIAAAFLAATFGYAAKVGHLPRLVAIFALALCALDLLLPVMRNQAAPVEAPSDGERWRAVASPIAGLAGLTVLVIVLGFLAAIPIYVGVATLLQSRARPVTAALMAAITTVAIWGTFELFLGTELYRGVLEGLL
- a CDS encoding zinc-binding alcohol dehydrogenase family protein, which produces MVQSRFGGPEVLELQDLPTPVPGPGEVTLRVRAVSVNPTLDFAVRAGSYAKPVDLPHILGVDPSGTIEAVGEGVEGFAPGDRVATTPWVRKGSKATASKMLGVQAWGGCAEVVRIRAEQAHHLPKNVGFAEASVILRHAPLGVAMLRTAAALKPGEHLLVTGPLGGLGNVAIQIGRNLGASVIPVMRGGRQSDWLMAQGFDPIVLGENPGDLAQSVLRRTEGRGADVALETTGDAALFEGVFASLGRHGRLITAGGPAAGAAPIDIKRLYLNQLTIKGHTAVTSDDVTEALALAAANRIAPRIDHIAPLEDAPEIHRTYERGEMRGRGKVILDPGLPPA
- a CDS encoding VOC family protein, coding for MNKPIPPKQYFGPFVPEHDLGIDRMHYIALKSPDPKAAAEFAAENMGFFLVHVDEAGRHYLSGHGHDNYSLVYVPGDEAGLEHLSFVLFSSSDLERAATLLERQGVAVTRIENSDWWKRGPAVHFELPSGQRMELTLGVNTPAPMASIVAPPADAPAPICADHAILRVTDLEPNYEFVSRAMGLRESARITNDAGAPILGFFRSHTLFHCFGFARSGYQGIHHIQFTLKNPLALYAAYEAMKEKGEVELLWGPLRHGAGHNMAFYFHDKDRHLIEYSVEEEIVLNDEAYVPRVWSAEDRRGSDEWEGTKPPWFGTTHVDPVIK
- a CDS encoding fumarylacetoacetate hydrolase family protein, producing the protein MTGGRESGQAGWKLVTYQAKTGPKAGVLAGDVVYEASALGLSATVLDLLNDWEASQHRIGEALQSVTPDAGTPLAAVELLAPVLYPGTIFLAGINYHDHRQEMAERRKALGESGEVDEIEAPWHTVVASRPCVVGTGARVAIPGENVNLDWEAELAVIIGKRASKVTEATAMAYVAGYTIANDLSARALSRRKDVRPSSTFRIDWMRHKSFDGACPLGPAITPAAQVADPHQLGIRLWVGDALMQDSNTNQMIFGIAAQIARISETTTLCPGDVILTGCPAGTGSSHGRYLEGGDTVTVEIDGLGQLETHII
- a CDS encoding ABC transporter substrate-binding protein — translated: MGNIRLTYAGSLYDRVLPLYTGEVQPEGIDLDFIRIEQPRPIFDRMSGGEEFDIAEYSTSEFVQRYAAGQCNFVAIPVFPTRCFRHSFIAINKASGITSPKDLENRRIGVALYTMTAAVYIRGMLQDDYGVDLSCCTWVQGAINTSGAHGAPTVLPLLKPVNLEQGPADKSLDDLIQSGAVDATMGTSVPASYRSNPNIARLFPDFVEQERDWYARTNIYPIMHLVAIKKSVHEKYPFVASSLFKAFQRSKEIALERMFNLRALRYMLPWMTRDVDEVFEYFDGDPWPYGIEPNRPTLEAMVRYMQEQHLTDWQPSLEELFVPTYGLE
- a CDS encoding FAD-dependent monooxygenase, giving the protein MSKKLNVAIIGGGIGGLAAANALIHQGIDVTVYERAPELGEVGAGVYITPNSLRHLYRIGLEDALRAVGAAVDEGSEYYRMDGSFVAPMQTTASDGLESLGMHRADLLGTLADALPEGAVVTGRECTGVTQDEAGVVLHFAGGETARADLAVGADGIQSRLREQIAGASHPIHSGSLAFRGLIDAEALPGWPMRAFQIWMGDGGKHFMTYPVRANRMMNYVAFIPSSEETLESWSSEGDVEVLRAAFAGWDKRVTGLLDRIDRCYWWGLYDREPLSRWTDGRVTLLGDAAHPMLPHLGQGANQAVEDGVALAAMLARKPGPEGLAAYEALRRERTSTVQAGARKNGKRYDGAYPDQAQRDKEIAASAAFRKSLYDFDVAREVEKVLA